The following coding sequences lie in one Nerophis lumbriciformis linkage group LG02, RoL_Nlum_v2.1, whole genome shotgun sequence genomic window:
- the LOC133577840 gene encoding DNA damage-inducible transcript 4 protein-like, protein MSFSGEHSLDGSFPPSPTEDRGSKRLSWSNLLQKLTDLKSFNQGLSTQQCNSETGSVLDMSLSGSESSFFCYPPEETLSADVVATIAQSLQQASHLLGCSALVVPDSLLDLLGQELVRLAVSEPCGLKGALIDVCVARGEPGDPCTVDQIAVDAGLVPTFHVTLVLRAESGGLWPKVRGFFKGGETYGTPARRSLRLSPSFRAMKKKLYCSGELLIEECC, encoded by the exons ATGTCGTTTTCTGGCGAGCATTCCTTGGATGGCAGCTTCCCCCCTTCCCCGACTGAGGACAGGGGCTCCAAGCGGCTGTCCTGGAGCAATCTGCTGCAGAAGCTCACGGATCTGAAGTCTTTCAACCAGGGACTCTCCACACAACAGTGCAACAGTGAAACTG gttctgTATTAGACATGTCGCTGTCAGGGTCTGAAAGCAGCTTTTTCTGTTACCCCCCGGAGGAGACCCTGTCTGCAGACGTGGTAGCCACCATTGCACAATCCCTCCAGCAGGCGTCACACCTCCTGGGCTGCTCCGCACTCGTCGTCCCAGACTCTTTGCTGGACCTCTTGGGTCAGGAGCTGGTCCGCCTGGCAGTCAGCGAGCCCTGCGGCCTGAAGGGAGCGCTCATAGACGTGTGCGTGGCCAGGGGGGAGCCGGGGGACCCGTGCACCGTGGATCAGATCGCGGTGGACGCCGGCTTGGTCCCCACTTTCCACGTCACCCTGGTGCTGAGAGCCGAGTCCGGAGGACTGTGGCCCAAAGTGCGGGGGTTCTTCAAAGGCGGCGAGACGTACGGGACGCCCGCCAGGCGGTCTTTGAGACTGAGCCCCAGTTTCAGGGCCAtgaagaaaaagttgtattgttcGGGGGAGCTTCTGATTGAAGAGTGCTGCTGA